A single window of Oerskovia paurometabola DNA harbors:
- the whiA gene encoding DNA-binding protein WhiA, whose translation MALTAQVKDELARLKVDKTSCRKAEVSATLRFSGGLHIISGRIVIEAELDTAIAARRLRQTISDVYGHTSELIVVSAGGLRRGSRYVVRVVKDGESLARQTGLLDNRGRPVRGLPPQVVSAGVGEAEAAWRGAFLAHGSLTEPGRSSALEVTCPGPEAALALVGAARRLGIAAKAREVRGVDRVVIRDGEAISAMLTRLGAHETVVVWEERRQRREVRGTANRLANFDDANLRRSARAAVAAGARVERAFEILGPDLPDHLREAGELRLAHKQASLEELGQLAEPPLTKDAVAGRIRRLLSTADKRAAELGIPDTEAGLSPDLLDV comes from the coding sequence ATGGCGTTGACGGCACAGGTGAAGGACGAGCTCGCGCGACTCAAGGTGGACAAGACCTCCTGCCGCAAGGCGGAGGTCTCTGCCACGCTGCGGTTCTCGGGAGGGCTGCACATCATCTCGGGGCGCATCGTGATCGAGGCGGAGCTGGACACGGCGATCGCCGCCCGTCGGCTCCGGCAGACGATCAGCGACGTGTACGGGCACACCAGCGAGCTGATCGTGGTCTCGGCCGGGGGGCTGCGCCGGGGGAGCCGGTACGTCGTGCGGGTCGTCAAGGACGGCGAGTCGCTCGCCCGACAGACGGGCCTGCTCGACAACCGGGGCCGCCCCGTGCGCGGGCTGCCGCCGCAGGTGGTCTCGGCGGGGGTCGGGGAGGCCGAGGCGGCGTGGCGCGGCGCGTTCCTCGCGCACGGCTCGCTGACGGAGCCGGGGCGCTCGTCGGCCCTCGAGGTCACCTGCCCGGGGCCCGAGGCCGCGCTCGCGCTGGTCGGCGCCGCCCGGCGACTCGGGATCGCCGCGAAGGCGCGCGAGGTCCGCGGGGTGGATCGCGTCGTGATCCGGGACGGCGAGGCGATCAGCGCGATGCTGACCCGCCTGGGGGCCCACGAGACCGTGGTCGTCTGGGAGGAGCGGCGGCAGCGCCGCGAGGTGCGCGGGACGGCAAACCGGCTCGCGAACTTCGACGACGCGAACCTGCGCAGGTCGGCGCGTGCCGCCGTGGCGGCAGGGGCCCGGGTCGAGCGCGCGTTCGAGATCCTGGGTCCTGACCTGCCGGACCACCTCCGGGAGGCCGGGGAGCTGCGCCTCGCCCACAAGCAGGCCTCTCTCGAAGAGCTGGGGCAGCTCGCTGAGCCGCCGCTGACCAAGGACGCCGTGGCGGGTCGTATCCGCAGGCTCCTGTCCACGGCCGACAAGCGGGCCGCCGAGCTCGGGATCCCCGACACCGAGGCAGGTCTGAGCCCGGACCTGCTCGACGTCTGA
- the gap gene encoding type I glyceraldehyde-3-phosphate dehydrogenase, protein MTIRVGINGFGRIGRNFFRAIIASGADIEIVGVNDLTDNKTLAHLLKYDTVLGRFPLSVDFDENNIIVDGKAIRALEERDPANLPWGELGADIVIESTGFFTDATKAKAHIEAGAKKVIISAPAKNEDGTFVVGVNHEQYDPATQHIISNASCTTNCLAPMAKALNDAIGIERGLMTTIHAYTGDQNLQDGPHKDLRRARAAAQNIVPTSTGAAKAVALVLPELKGKLDGFAMRVPVITGSATDLTFTASKTVTVEEVNAAVKAAAEGPLKGVLKYVDDDIVSSDIVTDPHTSIFDSKLTKVSGDLVKVVAWYDNEWGYSSSLVSLTQYVGARL, encoded by the coding sequence GTGACCATCCGCGTCGGTATCAACGGCTTCGGTCGTATCGGACGTAACTTCTTCCGCGCCATCATCGCGTCGGGGGCGGACATCGAGATCGTGGGTGTCAACGACCTCACGGACAACAAGACGCTCGCGCACCTGCTGAAGTACGACACCGTCCTGGGTCGTTTCCCGCTGAGCGTCGACTTCGACGAGAACAACATCATCGTCGACGGCAAGGCCATCCGTGCCCTCGAGGAGCGCGACCCGGCGAACCTGCCCTGGGGCGAGCTCGGTGCTGACATCGTCATCGAGTCGACCGGCTTCTTCACCGACGCGACCAAGGCCAAGGCTCACATCGAGGCCGGCGCCAAGAAGGTCATCATCTCCGCTCCGGCGAAGAACGAGGACGGCACCTTCGTCGTCGGCGTGAACCACGAGCAGTACGACCCCGCGACGCAGCACATCATCTCCAACGCGTCGTGCACCACGAACTGCCTCGCCCCGATGGCCAAGGCCCTCAACGACGCGATCGGCATCGAGCGCGGTCTCATGACCACGATCCACGCGTACACGGGTGACCAGAACCTCCAGGACGGCCCCCACAAGGACCTGCGTCGTGCCCGTGCGGCCGCGCAGAACATCGTCCCCACCTCGACCGGTGCGGCCAAGGCCGTCGCCCTCGTGCTCCCCGAGCTCAAGGGCAAGCTCGACGGCTTCGCGATGCGCGTCCCCGTCATCACGGGCTCGGCCACGGACCTCACCTTCACCGCCTCGAAGACCGTCACGGTCGAGGAGGTCAACGCTGCGGTCAAGGCTGCTGCTGAGGGCCCCCTCAAGGGCGTCCTGAAGTACGTCGACGACGACATCGTCTCCTCGGACATCGTCACGGACCCGCACACCTCGATCTTCGACTCGAAGCTCACCAAGGTGAGCGGCGACCTGGTCAAGGTCGTCGCCTGGTACGACAACGAGTGGGGCTACTCCAGCTCGCTCGTCTCGCTCACGCAGTACGTGGGTGCTCGTCTCTGA
- a CDS encoding phosphoglycerate kinase, with the protein MKTIDSLGDLRGKRVLVRSDFNVPLDGTTITDDGRIRAALPTLKRLTDAGAKVVVTAHLGRPKGEPDAKYSLAPVAARLGELLGAPVTLADDTVGESAKATVAALGDGEVALLENIRFDARETSKVDAERESLAADLASLADAYVSDGFGVVHRKQASVYDIAKVLPSAVGELVLKEVDSLKKATEDPARPYVVVLGGSKVSDKLGVIANLLTKADRLLIGGGMVFTFLAAKGYSVGNSLLETDQIDTVKGYLADAEKAGVEIVLPTDILAADSFAADAPYEVVPADAIPDGKIGLDIGPDSQKLFASKIVDAKTVVWNGPAGVFEFEAFSGGTRAVAQALVDATANGAFTIVGGGDSAAAVRILGFDEAGFSHISTGGGASLEFLEGKSLPGLAVLEA; encoded by the coding sequence ATGAAGACCATCGACTCCCTCGGCGACCTGCGCGGCAAGCGCGTGCTCGTCCGCTCGGACTTCAACGTCCCCCTCGACGGGACGACCATCACGGACGACGGCCGCATCCGCGCCGCGCTCCCCACGCTCAAGCGGCTGACCGACGCCGGTGCGAAGGTCGTCGTGACCGCGCACCTCGGACGTCCCAAGGGTGAGCCCGACGCCAAGTACTCCCTCGCTCCCGTCGCGGCCCGCCTGGGCGAGCTGCTCGGTGCCCCCGTGACGCTCGCGGACGACACCGTCGGCGAGTCCGCCAAGGCCACGGTCGCCGCGCTCGGGGACGGCGAGGTCGCGCTGCTCGAGAACATCCGCTTCGACGCTCGGGAGACCTCGAAGGTCGACGCAGAGCGCGAGTCGCTCGCCGCGGACCTCGCCTCGCTCGCGGACGCGTACGTGTCCGACGGCTTCGGCGTCGTGCACCGCAAGCAGGCGTCGGTCTACGACATCGCCAAGGTGCTGCCGTCCGCGGTCGGCGAGCTGGTCCTCAAGGAGGTCGACTCCCTCAAGAAGGCGACCGAGGACCCCGCGCGCCCCTACGTCGTCGTGCTCGGCGGGTCGAAGGTCTCCGACAAGCTCGGTGTCATCGCCAACCTGCTGACCAAGGCTGACCGCCTGCTGATCGGTGGCGGCATGGTCTTCACGTTCCTCGCGGCCAAGGGCTACTCGGTGGGCAACTCGCTCCTCGAGACGGACCAGATCGACACCGTGAAGGGCTACCTCGCGGACGCCGAGAAGGCCGGCGTCGAGATCGTCCTGCCCACGGACATCCTCGCCGCGGACTCGTTCGCCGCCGACGCTCCCTACGAGGTCGTGCCCGCGGACGCGATCCCGGACGGCAAGATCGGCCTGGACATCGGTCCCGACTCGCAGAAGCTCTTCGCGAGCAAGATCGTGGACGCCAAGACGGTCGTCTGGAACGGTCCCGCGGGCGTCTTCGAGTTCGAGGCGTTCTCCGGCGGCACCCGTGCCGTCGCGCAGGCCCTGGTCGACGCGACGGCGAACGGCGCGTTCACGATCGTCGGCGGTGGCGACTCCGCCGCGGCAGTGCGCATCCTCGGCTTCGACGAGGCCGGCTTCAGCCACATCTCGACCGGTGGCGGCGCGAGCCTGGAGTTCCTCGAGGGCAAGTCCCTGCCGGGGCTCGCAGTCCTCGAGGCCTGA
- the tpiA gene encoding triose-phosphate isomerase — protein sequence MTDARTPLIAGNWKMNLDHQEAIHTVQKLAWALKDAKHDFSAVEVTVLVPFTDLRSVQTLVDADKLELTYGAQDVSQHVSGAYTGEISPVFLSKLGVTYVAIGHSERRQYHGEDDALVNAKSKAALAQGLVPIICVGEALDIRKAGEQVSYTLAQVDGALEGLSAEDAAKVVIAYEPVWAIGTGEVATPQDAQEVAGAIRARLAELYSAEVADAVRVLYGGSVKSSSIAELMKEQDVDGALVGGASLDPEEFAKIARFQSHHGA from the coding sequence ATGACTGATGCACGTACCCCGCTCATCGCGGGCAACTGGAAGATGAACCTGGACCACCAGGAGGCCATCCACACGGTCCAGAAGCTCGCCTGGGCCCTCAAGGACGCCAAGCACGACTTCTCGGCCGTCGAGGTCACCGTCCTGGTCCCGTTCACGGACCTGCGCAGCGTGCAGACGCTGGTCGACGCCGACAAGCTCGAGCTGACGTACGGCGCGCAGGACGTCTCGCAGCACGTCTCGGGCGCCTACACGGGGGAGATCTCGCCCGTGTTCCTGAGCAAGCTGGGCGTGACCTATGTCGCGATCGGCCACTCGGAGCGTCGCCAGTACCACGGCGAGGACGACGCGCTCGTCAACGCCAAGTCGAAGGCCGCGCTCGCGCAGGGCCTGGTCCCGATCATCTGCGTCGGCGAGGCGCTCGACATCCGCAAGGCCGGCGAGCAGGTCTCGTACACGCTCGCGCAGGTCGACGGCGCGCTCGAGGGCCTGTCCGCGGAGGACGCCGCCAAGGTCGTCATCGCGTACGAGCCCGTCTGGGCCATCGGCACCGGTGAGGTCGCCACGCCGCAGGACGCTCAGGAGGTCGCGGGCGCGATCCGTGCCCGTCTCGCCGAGCTGTACTCGGCCGAGGTGGCAGACGCCGTCCGCGTGCTCTACGGCGGCTCGGTCAAGTCCTCGTCGATCGCCGAGCTCATGAAGGAGCAGGACGTCGACGGCGCCCTGGTCGGCGGCGCGAGCCTCGACCCGGAGGAGTTCGCGAAGATCGCGCGCTTCCAGTCGCACCACGGGGCCTGA
- the secG gene encoding preprotein translocase subunit SecG: MDALRIILQILLVITSGFLTLLVLMHKGKGGGLSDMFGGGISSSAGSSGVAERNLNRITVTFAITWTVVIILLGLIQKVS, from the coding sequence GTGGACGCGCTGCGCATCATTCTCCAGATCCTGCTGGTCATCACCAGCGGCTTCTTGACCCTCCTCGTGCTCATGCACAAGGGCAAGGGCGGCGGCCTGTCCGACATGTTCGGCGGCGGTATCTCGAGCAGCGCCGGCAGCTCCGGCGTGGCCGAGCGCAACCTGAACCGCATCACCGTCACGTTCGCGATCACCTGGACCGTCGTGATCATCCTTCTGGGGCTCATCCAGAAGGTCAGCTGA
- a CDS encoding RNA polymerase-binding protein RbpA produces the protein MAGGSAIKGSRVGAGPLGETERGDVAPRVWVSYWCANGHETRPSFSSEVEIVTPETWDCPRCGLPGGQDPANPPSALRNEPYKTHLAYVKERRSDEDGVALLDEALAALRARRGR, from the coding sequence GTGGCTGGTGGTAGTGCTATCAAGGGGTCGCGCGTCGGTGCCGGTCCGCTGGGAGAGACGGAGCGGGGCGACGTCGCCCCACGTGTCTGGGTCTCCTACTGGTGTGCCAACGGACACGAGACGCGTCCGAGCTTCTCGTCCGAGGTGGAGATCGTCACTCCTGAGACCTGGGACTGCCCGCGCTGCGGACTGCCCGGGGGGCAGGACCCGGCGAACCCGCCGAGCGCGCTGCGCAACGAGCCGTACAAGACGCACCTCGCGTACGTGAAGGAGCGCCGCAGCGACGAGGACGGCGTTGCCCTCCTCGACGAGGCGCTCGCCGCGCTCCGGGCACGCCGCGGCCGCTAG
- the pgl gene encoding 6-phosphogluconolactonase: MTADTGTDARAHGARLVVVHPDAGVLAEAVAARLLTRILDIQSVRTPVHVVLTGGTVGIRSLAAVAAHPVRDAVDWTGVHFWWGDERFLPTGDPERNETQAREALLDHLPTLPPQNVHAMPAPGDAVGTPEVSAALYADELSRFTPDGGAHLPFDVLLLGMGPDGHVASLFPENAALDADGATTGVHDSPKPPPERVSLTFSAIQAAQEVWVVAAGAEKAPAVASALAGDPVTTTPAAGALGTQRTLWLVDLAASQHHALRH, translated from the coding sequence ATGACGGCCGACACGGGGACCGACGCGCGCGCGCACGGGGCGCGCCTCGTCGTCGTGCACCCCGACGCGGGGGTCCTCGCCGAGGCCGTCGCGGCTCGGCTGCTGACCCGCATCCTCGACATCCAGTCCGTCCGCACGCCCGTCCACGTCGTCCTCACGGGCGGCACGGTCGGGATCCGGTCCCTCGCCGCCGTCGCCGCGCACCCCGTGCGCGACGCGGTCGACTGGACCGGAGTGCACTTCTGGTGGGGCGACGAGCGCTTCCTGCCCACGGGCGACCCCGAGCGCAACGAGACGCAGGCCCGCGAGGCCCTCCTCGACCACCTGCCGACCCTGCCCCCGCAGAACGTGCACGCCATGCCCGCGCCGGGCGACGCCGTCGGGACCCCAGAGGTATCGGCCGCGCTCTACGCGGACGAGCTCTCCCGCTTCACGCCCGACGGCGGTGCGCACCTCCCGTTCGACGTCCTCCTGCTGGGCATGGGCCCGGACGGGCACGTCGCCTCGCTCTTCCCCGAGAACGCGGCGCTCGACGCGGACGGTGCCACGACCGGGGTGCACGACTCCCCCAAGCCGCCGCCCGAGCGCGTGTCGCTGACGTTCTCCGCGATCCAGGCCGCGCAGGAGGTCTGGGTCGTGGCCGCGGGGGCGGAGAAGGCCCCCGCGGTCGCCTCCGCACTGGCGGGCGACCCCGTGACGACGACCCCGGCGGCCGGGGCGCTGGGCACCCAGCGCACGCTGTGGCTCGTCGACCTCGCGGCGAGCCAGCACCACGCGCTGAGGCACTGA
- the opcA gene encoding glucose-6-phosphate dehydrogenase assembly protein OpcA — MIIDLPETTTNAVNKRLVKLRDEGGAVALGRVLTLVVLAEEADVEDAVAAANGASREHPCRVVVVAPANKRTSARLDAQIRIGGDAGASEVIILRPSGPLVAHSDTLVMPLLLPDAPIVAWWPRETPDNPSADPVGQMAHRRITDAVNAGKSLQTLQHLSRSHHPGDTDLAWTRVTLWRGLIAAALDQPPYESVTAVEVEGEEHHPSVDILAAWLAQQLRCPVKLVRRRGVEGITKVTLERKGGAIVLSRPDGRIVTLTQPGQPDRRISLPLRQLEECLTEELRRLDPDEVYGEVLTKGLARIGE; from the coding sequence ATGATCATCGATCTCCCCGAGACGACGACCAATGCGGTCAACAAGCGCCTCGTCAAGCTGCGCGACGAGGGCGGCGCCGTGGCGCTCGGCCGCGTCCTGACCCTCGTCGTGCTGGCCGAGGAGGCCGACGTCGAGGACGCGGTCGCCGCGGCCAACGGCGCCTCGCGCGAGCACCCCTGCCGCGTCGTGGTCGTCGCCCCGGCGAACAAGCGCACGTCCGCCCGGCTCGACGCCCAGATCCGCATCGGCGGCGACGCGGGGGCCAGCGAGGTCATCATCCTGCGCCCGTCGGGCCCGCTCGTCGCGCACAGCGACACCCTCGTGATGCCCCTCCTGCTGCCCGACGCCCCGATCGTGGCCTGGTGGCCCCGCGAGACGCCCGACAACCCCTCGGCGGACCCGGTCGGCCAGATGGCCCACCGCCGCATCACCGACGCGGTCAACGCGGGCAAGTCGCTCCAGACGCTCCAGCACCTGAGCAGGAGCCACCACCCGGGCGACACCGACCTCGCGTGGACCCGCGTGACCCTGTGGCGCGGTCTCATCGCGGCAGCGCTCGACCAGCCGCCCTACGAGTCCGTCACGGCCGTCGAGGTGGAGGGCGAGGAGCACCACCCCTCGGTCGACATCCTCGCGGCGTGGCTCGCCCAGCAGCTCAGGTGCCCGGTCAAGCTGGTCCGTCGTCGCGGCGTCGAGGGGATCACGAAGGTGACCCTCGAGCGCAAGGGCGGCGCGATCGTGCTGTCCCGGCCGGACGGCCGCATCGTGACGCTGACCCAGCCGGGCCAGCCCGACCGCCGCATCTCGCTGCCGCTGCGGCAGCTCGAGGAGTGCCTGACCGAGGAGCTGCGCCGGCTCGACCCCGACGAGGTCTACGGCGAGGTCCTCACCAAGGGTCTCGCGAGGATCGGCGAATGA
- the zwf gene encoding glucose-6-phosphate dehydrogenase: MRPAKISAEHNPLRDPRDLRLPRIAGPSGLVIFGVTGDLARKKLMPAVYDLANRGLLPPGFALTGFARRDWEDQDFAKVVRDAVEQYARTPFREATWKQLAEGIRFVQGEFDDEQAFERLRTTVEELDKERGTGGNHAFYLSVPPSAFPLVCEQLSRSGLSRSGEDAWRRVVIEKPFGHDLASARELNDVVSKVFSPDSVFRIDHYLGKETVQNMLALRFANQLYEPIWNANYVDHVQITMAEDIGIGGRAGYYDGIGAARDVIQNHLVQLLALTAMEEPVSFDAESLRAEKLKVLSAVRLPRDLGRHTSRGQYSAGWQGGEEVVGYLEEDGISPESTTETFAAIRVDIDNRRWAGVPFYLRTGKRLGRRVTEIAVVFKSAPHLPFESSATSELGKNALVIRVQPDEGVTIRFGAKVPGTAMEVRDVTMDFGYGHAFTESSPEAYERLILDVLLGDPPLFPSHEEVELSWKILDPITAFWESKGAPEPYRSGTWGPASADDMMARDGRTWRRP, encoded by the coding sequence TTGAGACCGGCAAAGATCAGCGCAGAGCACAACCCGCTGCGCGACCCGCGTGACCTTCGACTCCCCCGCATCGCCGGGCCCAGCGGCCTCGTGATCTTCGGCGTCACGGGCGACCTCGCCCGCAAGAAGCTCATGCCCGCCGTGTACGACCTCGCCAACCGCGGGCTCCTCCCGCCCGGCTTCGCGCTCACGGGCTTCGCCCGCCGCGACTGGGAGGACCAGGACTTCGCCAAGGTCGTGCGCGACGCCGTCGAGCAGTACGCGCGCACCCCGTTCCGCGAGGCGACCTGGAAGCAGCTCGCCGAGGGCATCCGGTTCGTCCAGGGCGAGTTCGACGACGAGCAGGCCTTCGAGCGCCTGCGCACCACGGTCGAGGAGCTCGACAAGGAGCGCGGCACGGGCGGCAACCACGCGTTCTACCTCTCGGTCCCCCCGAGCGCGTTCCCCCTGGTCTGCGAGCAGCTCTCGCGCTCGGGGCTCTCGCGCTCGGGCGAGGACGCGTGGCGCCGCGTGGTCATCGAGAAGCCGTTCGGCCACGACCTGGCCAGCGCACGTGAGCTCAACGACGTCGTCTCCAAGGTCTTCTCGCCGGACTCGGTCTTCCGCATCGACCACTACCTGGGCAAGGAGACCGTCCAGAACATGCTGGCGCTGCGGTTCGCCAACCAGCTCTACGAACCCATCTGGAACGCGAACTACGTCGACCACGTCCAGATCACGATGGCCGAGGACATCGGCATCGGCGGCCGCGCGGGGTACTACGACGGGATCGGTGCGGCGCGCGACGTCATCCAGAACCACCTCGTCCAGCTGCTCGCGCTCACCGCGATGGAGGAGCCCGTCTCGTTCGACGCCGAGTCGCTGCGCGCCGAGAAGCTCAAGGTGCTCTCGGCCGTGCGTCTCCCGCGAGACCTGGGACGCCACACCTCGCGCGGCCAGTACTCGGCCGGGTGGCAGGGCGGCGAGGAGGTCGTGGGGTACCTCGAGGAGGACGGCATCTCGCCCGAGTCCACGACCGAGACGTTCGCCGCGATCCGCGTCGACATCGACAACCGCCGCTGGGCCGGGGTCCCGTTCTACCTGCGCACGGGCAAGCGCCTGGGCCGACGCGTGACGGAGATCGCGGTCGTCTTCAAGTCGGCGCCGCACCTGCCGTTCGAGTCCTCCGCGACGTCCGAGCTCGGCAAGAACGCGCTCGTGATCCGCGTCCAGCCCGACGAGGGCGTGACGATCCGCTTCGGCGCCAAGGTCCCCGGTACCGCGATGGAGGTCCGCGACGTCACCATGGACTTCGGCTACGGGCACGCCTTCACCGAGTCCTCCCCGGAGGCCTACGAGCGCCTCATCCTCGACGTCCTCCTGGGCGACCCGCCGCTCTTCCCGAGCCACGAGGAGGTCGAGCTGTCCTGGAAGATCCTCGACCCGATCACGGCGTTCTGGGAGTCCAAGGGCGCTCCGGAGCCGTACCGCTCCGGCACGTGGGGCCCCGCCTCGGCCGACGACATGATGGCTCGCGACGGTCGAACGTGGCGGCGTCCGTGA
- the tal gene encoding transaldolase: MTVHHSAAPAPVRELSEAGVSIWLDDLSRERLRSGGLADLTTSRAVVGVTTNPTIFAGALAKGDAYDAQLTELATAGTDLEAAVERITTDDVRAAADVLRPVYDATDGVDGRVSIEVDPRLARDADATVATAVRLWQTVDRPNVLIKIPATVEGLDAIERTLAQGISVNVTLIFSLDRYRQVMDAFLSGLEQARDAGHDVTRIASVASFFVSRVDSAVDSALTAIGTPEALDLRGRAAIANARLAYEAYEQVVQTDRWRTLEAAGAHPQRPLWASTGVKNPEYRDTMYVDELVAPGVVNTMPQATLDAFADHGVVLGNTVAGTYTASRSVLSTIESFGVSLDEVTQHLEVEGVEKFEASWSDLLATVSDGLARARGDAS; this comes from the coding sequence GTGACCGTGCACCACAGCGCAGCGCCAGCACCCGTCCGCGAGCTGTCGGAGGCAGGTGTCTCCATCTGGTTGGACGACCTCTCCCGAGAACGGCTGCGCAGCGGCGGGCTCGCCGATCTCACCACGTCCCGTGCCGTCGTCGGCGTCACGACCAACCCCACGATCTTCGCGGGTGCGCTCGCGAAGGGCGACGCCTACGACGCGCAGCTCACCGAGCTCGCCACCGCCGGGACCGACCTCGAGGCCGCGGTCGAGCGGATCACGACCGACGACGTGCGCGCGGCGGCCGACGTCCTGCGCCCCGTGTACGACGCGACCGACGGCGTCGACGGCCGTGTGTCGATCGAGGTCGACCCGCGCCTGGCGCGCGACGCCGACGCGACCGTCGCGACCGCCGTCCGGCTGTGGCAGACGGTCGACCGCCCCAACGTCCTCATCAAGATCCCCGCGACCGTCGAGGGGCTCGACGCGATCGAGCGCACCCTCGCCCAGGGCATCAGCGTCAACGTGACCCTCATCTTCTCCCTGGACCGCTACCGCCAGGTCATGGACGCGTTCCTGTCCGGCCTCGAGCAGGCACGCGACGCCGGGCACGACGTGACGCGTATCGCGTCGGTCGCGTCGTTCTTCGTCTCGCGCGTCGACTCGGCCGTCGACTCCGCCCTGACCGCGATCGGGACCCCCGAGGCACTCGACCTGCGCGGCCGCGCCGCGATCGCCAACGCGCGGCTCGCGTACGAGGCCTACGAGCAGGTCGTCCAGACCGACCGCTGGCGCACGCTCGAGGCCGCGGGCGCCCACCCGCAGCGCCCCCTGTGGGCGTCGACGGGCGTCAAGAACCCCGAGTACCGCGACACCATGTACGTCGACGAGCTCGTCGCCCCGGGCGTCGTGAACACCATGCCGCAGGCCACTCTCGACGCGTTCGCCGACCACGGCGTCGTGCTGGGGAACACGGTCGCGGGCACGTACACGGCCTCGCGCTCGGTCCTGTCCACCATCGAGTCCTTCGGGGTCTCGCTCGACGAGGTCACCCAGCACCTCGAGGTCGAGGGCGTCGAGAAGTTCGAGGCGAGCTGGTCCGACCTCCTCGCGACCGTCTCTGACGGCCTGGCCCGCGCGCGCGGCGACGCGTCGTGA